The genome window AGCATTTTTTTAGGTCAACTACGCGAGATTATAAGTTTTTTAAAAAAGATTAAGTTTTAAAATCGCTTTCTAGCTTTTCTTTTCATTTGTTTTTATCGCTTATTGGATAATGCATATGTCATGCCAACTTGACATGCGCATTTAAAGTTTTTTGAATCCAAGTGTTTTCAAGAAAAACTGAATAAAAAAATCAGGAAAGAAGATTGTTAAAATATTAACAAGTGGGCGCAAAATAAGCCCTGTTGGCTGCAGAATGGCGCAAAATAAGCCCATATTGCCTTTTTCTTGACAATGGTTGTTTTCAATAAATTGCTTAAATGATTTGTATCAAAAAAAGTGAATGGCTTATTTTGCGCCTTCTGGAGAAATGCCGTATTTGTGCAGTTTGCGACGGAGTGTATCTTTGGATATGCCGAGTTCCCGGCAGGTAGCCATTTTGCGCCATCTATTTCTTTTTAGGGCCTGTAAAATGGCGCGTTTTTCTATTTCTTCAAGGGTCAATGGTTGAAGAAATAGCTCTTCCTTAGGTGGTTGTTCCCTTTTATAGGGATTTAGGTAATCGGGTAAGTGTTCTGGATATATGAGCCCTTCCTTACAAATAATAAAACAGTACTCGATAATGTTTTCTAACTCGCGGACATTTCCAGGAAAATCATATTCCATTAAAATTCTCAATGCTTCTTCTGTAATCCCTATGATATTTTTACCTTTGCTGGCGCGGAACTTTTCGATGAAGTGTTCTACCAAAAGGGGGATATCTTCCCTGCGCTCTCGAAGAGGTGGTAGGTGAATTCTAGCAACATTTATACGATAAAAAAGGTCTTGTCTAAAAAGACCTTTTTGAACGAGGGTTTCTAGTTCCTGGTTGGTGGCGGCGATAATGCGTACATCTACTTTTTCGGGCTTTGAGGCCCCAAGGGGTTCAAATTCTTTGGTTTCTAGGACACGTAACAATTTCGCTTGTAGAGCAAGGGGGATTTCTCCTATTTCGTCGAGAAAAAGAGTCCCCCCGTTGGCTAGGGCAAAACGGCCCGGTTTGTCTTTTTTGGCATCGGTAAAAGCACCAGCTTTATAGCCGAATAGTTCACTCTCAAGCAAGGTGTCTGGAATGGCAGCGCAGTTAACTGCTACAAAGGGGCCATTTTTTCTGGGGGAAAGGTCATGAATAGCCCGGGCAAAAATATCTTTTCCAGTCCCAGATTCCCCTGTTATAAGGACCGTGCTTTCGCTTTCGGCTATATCTGGCAGAATTTCAAATATTCTTTTTATTTTAGGGCTTTTGGAAAGAATGTCACCAAAACGATAGCTTTGTTCAAGTTCTTTCCTGAGTATAAGGATTTCGCTTAAGTCTCTTACTGTTTCAACAGCTCCAAGTAGTCTCCCCTCACTATCTTTTAAAGGCGCAACAGTAATAGAGACTGGAACTTTTTTTCCGCTCTTATGAATAAAAACAGCATGTTTGTTTGATATTTTTTTTCCAGCTTTAATTGCCGCAGCCACAGGACAATCGCTATTGCAAAGATCGCTGCCCAAAATTTCATGACAGGGTCTTCCGATAACTTCTTCTGCAAAATATCCGGTTATCCTTTCAAGGGCAGGGTTAAAGCTGGTGATATGGAAATGCCTATCTACGGAAAAAACTCCATCTCCTACGTTTTCAAAAATAGCTTTCATCTGAATTTCAAAGCTAATATCACGGAAGATTTCTATTCCGCCGATTAATTTATTGTCTATTATGATAGGACTTGCTATTACTTCTGCAGGAAATTCTGTTCCGTCTTTCTTGAAAATAAAAATG of Thermodesulfatator atlanticus DSM 21156 contains these proteins:
- a CDS encoding sigma 54-interacting transcriptional regulator, whose protein sequence is MKKILLYPQTILRILDDLQEIILVTDQNHKILHFNRAAEKFFQEERRRVIGVFCHKFFEAYLDKEICELFKEKIAQKESLYHFPVHFSHKKEKTCYISIIVNEIEEKTFLTILINEQLPSEFTGNILDSIGEALVVIDRNFKISFINKKALFLTGYTQEKTIGKNCFEIFKTNICRSSCILKQSFNQKKTIKRRDIFIFKKDGTEFPAEVIASPIIIDNKLIGGIEIFRDISFEIQMKAIFENVGDGVFSVDRHFHITSFNPALERITGYFAEEVIGRPCHEILGSDLCNSDCPVAAAIKAGKKISNKHAVFIHKSGKKVPVSITVAPLKDSEGRLLGAVETVRDLSEILILRKELEQSYRFGDILSKSPKIKRIFEILPDIAESESTVLITGESGTGKDIFARAIHDLSPRKNGPFVAVNCAAIPDTLLESELFGYKAGAFTDAKKDKPGRFALANGGTLFLDEIGEIPLALQAKLLRVLETKEFEPLGASKPEKVDVRIIAATNQELETLVQKGLFRQDLFYRINVARIHLPPLRERREDIPLLVEHFIEKFRASKGKNIIGITEEALRILMEYDFPGNVRELENIIEYCFIICKEGLIYPEHLPDYLNPYKREQPPKEELFLQPLTLEEIEKRAILQALKRNRWRKMATCRELGISKDTLRRKLHKYGISPEGAK